The nucleotide sequence GACCAGCAGCGCCTTCCCTGGCTTCCCCAGCGGCGTCGCCGCGAGTTCGGTCCCCAGTTCCTTCCACGTCTCCGGCACCCAGGCCTCCTCGGCGTCGAGGATGGTGGCGCGTTCCAGCGGCAGCCACGGCAGGTCGGTGATCGGCGTCTCGGGCGCGGCGTTGGACGACGCGAGCCGGATCGCGCCGGCCTCGGCGTGCTCGACGACGACCGCCCAACCCGCCCGGATGATCCGCGGCACCCCTTCGGCGAGGATCTCCAGCCCCGCGGCGGGCTTCGCGGCGATCTCCTCGACCAGTTCGAGCTCGCGATGGGTGTCCAGCACCCCGGCGTACGGGCGGACGGCGTCGACCTCGACCCCGTCGACGCTTTCGGCGGCGGTGATGAGCGCGTCCGGCAGCCTGCCGGACGGGATTTCGACGACGAGGTCGTCGACGGCGACACCACCGCCGCGTTCGACCACGTCCACGCTCAGGATGTCGGCGCCGACGGTGCCGAGCGCGGTGGCGACCGCGCCGAGGGTCCCCGGGGTGTCCGGTAATTGGACCCGGATCAGGAACGACACACGCGCCCCTCTCGCCTCAGGCGTCCCAGCCTCGCCGTGGAACGCGCTACGCCGGGCGCCGATTGTGACAGACCGGACGAGGTAATGGGGACCGACGTCCGGGGCGCGGGATAACGAACCAGGCACTCCTTACCCGACATGGGAGCGCAGGCCGCGGCATAACCCAGTCGAGTCCGCCGACGCCGCCACCATAGACTTGCAGCTTCCGACAGAACCCGCACAGCACACCCCGGGAGTCACCCGCGTGCCCAACATTTCCCGCGACGAGGTCGCACACCTCGCCAAGCTGGCCAGGCTTGCCGTCACCGAAGAGGAGCTGGACGTCTTCGCCGGCCAGCTCGACCAGATCCTGGACTCGGTGGCCAAGGTGAGCGAGGTCGCAGGCGAGGACGTCCCGCCCACGTCGCACGCCGTGCCGCTGACCAACGTGTTCCGTGAGGACACGGTCCGACCGGGGCTGACCCAGCAGCAGGCGCTGGCCGGTGCGCCGGCCAGCGAAGAGGGTCGTTTCCGGGTGCCGCGGATTCTGGGAGAAGAACAGTGACCGAACTCATCAAGCTGACCGCCGCCGAGCTGGCGGAGAAGATCCAGTCCCGTGAGGTCTCGGCCGTCGAGGTCACCCAGGCCCACCTGGACCGCATCGCCGAGGTCGACGACCACATCCACGCGTTCCTGCACGTCGACACCGAGGGCGCGCTCGACGCGGCCCGCGCGGTGGACGCCGACGTCGCCGAGGGCAACGCGCCGAAGTCGGCGCTCGCCGGTGTCCCGCTGGCGCTCAAGGACGTGCTGACCACCAAGGGCATCCCGACCACGGTCGGTTCGAAGACCCTGGAGAACTGGATCCCGCCGTACGACGCCACCGTGACGCGCAAGCTGCGCGAGGCCGGTGTCGTGGTGCTCGGCAAGACCAACATGGACGAGTTCGCGATGGGCTCCTCCACGGAGAACTCCGCGTTCGGCCCGACGCACAACCCGTGGGACCACGCTCGCATCCCCGGTGGTTCCGGCGGTGGCTCCTCGGCGTCCATCGCGGCGTTCGAGGCCGCGATCGCGATCGGCACCGACACCGGTGGTTCGATCCGCCAGCCCGGCGCGGTCACCGGCACCGTCGGCGTGAAGCCGACGTACGGCGGCGTCTCCCGCTACGGTCTCGTCGCCTTCTCGTCGTCGCTCGACCAGGCCGGTCCCTGCGCCCGGACGGTGCTCGACGCCGCGCTGCTGCACGAGGTCATCGCCGGGTACGACCCGATGGACTCGACCTCGATCGACGCGCCGGTCCCGCCGGTGGTCGCCGCGGCCCGTCAGGGCCTGACCGGTGACCTCAAGGGCGTCCGCGTCGGCGTGGTGAAGGAATTCGCCGGCGACGGCTACCAGCCGGGCGTGTTGCGGTCCTTCGAGGCCGCCGTCGAGCAGCTGCGCGCGCTCGGTGCCGAGGTCGTCGAGGTCTCGTGCCCGAACTTCACCTACGCGCTGCCCGCGTACTACCTGATCGCGCCGAGCGAGTGCTCGTCGAACCTCGCCCGGTTCGACGCCATGCGCTACGGCCTGCGCGTGTCCGACGACGGCGAGCACAGCGCCGAAGAGGTCATGTCGCTGACCCGCGAGAAGGGCTTCGGCCCCGAGGTCAAGCGCCGCATCATGCTCGGCACGTACGCGCTTTCCTCGGGCTACTACGACGCCTACTACGGCTCGGCGCAGAAGGTCCGCACGCTCATCACGCGCGACTTCGAAGCCGCCTACGAAAAGGTGGACGTGCTGGTCTCGCCGACCACGCCGACCACGGCGTTCAAGATCGGCGAGCGCGTCGACGACCCGATGGCGATGTACCTGGCGGACCTCTGCACCATCCCGTCGAACCTCGCCGGGAACGCCGCGATGAGTGTCCCGAGTGGACTGTCGCACGAGGACGGCCTGCCGGTCGGCCTCCAGATCATGGCCCCCGCGATGGCCGACGACCGGCTGTACCGCGTCGGTGCCGCGTACGAGGTCGCACGCGACGCCGCCAACGGTGGTTCGCTGGTGCACGAGGTTCCGGAGCTGGGAGGAAAGAAGTGACCGCCGTGGTTGAGTTGATGGACTACGCCGACGTCGTCGAGCGGTTCGACCCGGTGCTGGGCCTCGAGGTGCACGTCGAGCTGAACACGAACACCAAGATGTTCTGCGGCTGCGCCAACGAGTTCGGCGGCGAGCCGAACACCAAGGTGTGCCCGACCTGTCTCGGGATGCCCGGTTCGCTGCCGGTCGTGAACGGCAAGGCGGTCGAGGGCGCGATCCGCATCGGCCTCGCGCTCAACTGCGAGATCGC is from Amycolatopsis lurida and encodes:
- a CDS encoding ACT domain-containing protein; amino-acid sequence: MSFLIRVQLPDTPGTLGAVATALGTVGADILSVDVVERGGGVAVDDLVVEIPSGRLPDALITAAESVDGVEVDAVRPYAGVLDTHRELELVEEIAAKPAAGLEILAEGVPRIIRAGWAVVVEHAEAGAIRLASSNAAPETPITDLPWLPLERATILDAEEAWVPETWKELGTELAATPLGKPGKALLVARPGGPNFRAAEVARLAHFAGIVAVVLDS
- the gatC gene encoding Asp-tRNA(Asn)/Glu-tRNA(Gln) amidotransferase subunit GatC; translated protein: MPNISRDEVAHLAKLARLAVTEEELDVFAGQLDQILDSVAKVSEVAGEDVPPTSHAVPLTNVFREDTVRPGLTQQQALAGAPASEEGRFRVPRILGEEQ
- the gatA gene encoding Asp-tRNA(Asn)/Glu-tRNA(Gln) amidotransferase subunit GatA; protein product: MTELIKLTAAELAEKIQSREVSAVEVTQAHLDRIAEVDDHIHAFLHVDTEGALDAARAVDADVAEGNAPKSALAGVPLALKDVLTTKGIPTTVGSKTLENWIPPYDATVTRKLREAGVVVLGKTNMDEFAMGSSTENSAFGPTHNPWDHARIPGGSGGGSSASIAAFEAAIAIGTDTGGSIRQPGAVTGTVGVKPTYGGVSRYGLVAFSSSLDQAGPCARTVLDAALLHEVIAGYDPMDSTSIDAPVPPVVAAARQGLTGDLKGVRVGVVKEFAGDGYQPGVLRSFEAAVEQLRALGAEVVEVSCPNFTYALPAYYLIAPSECSSNLARFDAMRYGLRVSDDGEHSAEEVMSLTREKGFGPEVKRRIMLGTYALSSGYYDAYYGSAQKVRTLITRDFEAAYEKVDVLVSPTTPTTAFKIGERVDDPMAMYLADLCTIPSNLAGNAAMSVPSGLSHEDGLPVGLQIMAPAMADDRLYRVGAAYEVARDAANGGSLVHEVPELGGKK